In one window of Chryseobacterium sp. JV274 DNA:
- a CDS encoding TetR/AcrR family transcriptional regulator gives MKKKFTEKQIHILDIAEELIAKKGYEGTSVRDICSKANINVAMISYYFGSKEKMMSYLYQYRVLKTRENFSEFADTIKDGKPEMQMREMIKYIVSQLFKYNYFHGFVTQELRHTENLKDELLDFYQLFVKKLDEVIKKGVASGVFTFTPKPEDILTMIIGSTLFVIRNKNFYELYVPSKNEETYTKEAEKKVRMNLLLSVFAILGYAAD, from the coding sequence ATGAAAAAAAAATTTACGGAAAAACAGATTCACATATTGGATATTGCAGAAGAGCTCATTGCCAAAAAAGGATATGAGGGTACTTCTGTAAGAGATATCTGTTCCAAAGCAAATATTAATGTTGCTATGATCTCTTATTACTTCGGTTCTAAAGAGAAAATGATGTCTTATCTCTATCAGTACAGGGTATTGAAGACCAGAGAGAATTTTTCAGAATTTGCGGATACTATCAAAGATGGGAAACCGGAAATGCAGATGCGGGAGATGATCAAATATATCGTTTCTCAACTGTTCAAGTATAACTATTTTCATGGGTTTGTAACCCAGGAACTCCGTCATACAGAAAATCTGAAAGACGAACTGCTTGATTTCTACCAGTTATTCGTAAAAAAACTGGATGAAGTAATTAAAAAAGGGGTGGCTTCCGGTGTTTTTACTTTTACTCCCAAACCTGAAGATATCCTTACCATGATTATTGGATCCACTTTATTTGTCATCAGGAATAAAAACTTTTATGAGCTTTATGTTCCGAGTAAAAACGAAGAAACCTACACCAAAGAAGCTGAAAAAAAGGTAAGAATGAATCTTTTATTAAGTGTTTTTGCAATTTTGGGATACGCTGCAGACTAA
- a CDS encoding tetratricopeptide repeat protein produces MEKFQRYYLSFLLLIVYTNTIAQVNCNAVEGENCKKACELYNWASNLQGFAESQEGFDKAIELCPDFSRAYMEKAVPYLKNGDFVTWKILIDKAVALDPQMHLGYRGWTKFQFLRDYKGAIQDLEGLKKYYPKDLGRSQNGDYNLDVVRAMSYSALGQKGKAAGIIERLLATRGYVKGMFDHYQLGVTYFELGRYDKALENFEKQSKEYNFAENIYFKSKVSKIRNKDYLDLKMLALQTYDEGKTMKDVYTHHFNKVYRKEIEEL; encoded by the coding sequence ATGGAAAAGTTTCAGAGGTATTACCTTAGCTTTTTGTTACTTATCGTTTACACCAATACTATTGCACAGGTCAACTGTAATGCAGTAGAGGGTGAGAACTGCAAAAAAGCGTGTGAGTTATACAACTGGGCTTCAAATTTACAAGGTTTCGCAGAATCTCAGGAGGGTTTTGATAAAGCCATTGAGCTGTGTCCTGATTTCTCCCGTGCTTATATGGAAAAAGCAGTTCCATATCTTAAAAACGGAGATTTTGTAACCTGGAAAATTTTAATTGATAAAGCAGTTGCCTTAGACCCCCAAATGCACCTTGGTTACAGAGGTTGGACCAAGTTCCAGTTTTTGAGAGACTATAAAGGGGCAATTCAGGATTTAGAAGGTTTAAAAAAATATTATCCCAAAGACTTAGGAAGATCTCAAAACGGAGACTATAACCTGGATGTAGTAAGAGCTATGTCCTACAGTGCATTAGGCCAGAAAGGAAAAGCAGCGGGAATTATAGAAAGACTTCTGGCAACCAGAGGTTATGTGAAGGGAATGTTTGATCATTACCAGCTGGGAGTTACTTATTTCGAGCTGGGAAGGTATGACAAAGCCCTGGAAAATTTTGAAAAACAAAGCAAAGAATACAACTTTGCCGAGAATATATACTTTAAGAGTAAAGTTTCTAAGATCAGAAACAAAGATTATTTAGATTTAAAAATGTTAGCCCTGCAAACGTATGATGAAGGAAAGACGATGAAAGATGTCTACACTCATCATTTCAACAAAGTCTACAGAAAAGAGATTGAAGAGCTGTAG
- a CDS encoding sigma-54 interaction domain-containing protein, with product MSNELQNIKNRFGIIGNFPALNRALEKSIQVAPTDISVLVIGESGVGKEFIPKIIHSESKRKHQPYIVVNCGAIPEGTIDSELFGHEKGAFTGATATRKGYFEVADGGTIFLDEVGELPLQTQVRLLRVLESGEFMKVGSSQVQKTNVRIVAATNVNMMKAIHDGRFREDLYYRLNTVQIDMPPLRERKGDIHLLFRKFAIDFAEKYRMPELELEQSAVHYIESYSFPGNIRQLRNLVEQMTVVERNRNITAEKLAEYIPMETHLPMVVSTQNTPKQNDFGSEREIMYKILFDMRNDINDLKSLTSELIKNRGTADLSSHEKNLINRIYTPENQPQVNSGSLVYFENNNDTPVVQTPTIMSTPDDSYEDIEDIEVEENRPESLSLQNNEKDLIIKALEKHKGRRNRAADELGISQRTLYRKIKQYNLED from the coding sequence ATGAGCAACGAGTTACAAAACATAAAAAACCGTTTCGGAATTATAGGGAACTTTCCGGCACTCAACCGGGCCCTGGAAAAATCTATTCAGGTAGCACCTACAGACATTTCTGTCCTGGTGATAGGAGAAAGTGGTGTGGGAAAAGAATTTATTCCGAAAATTATCCATTCAGAATCCAAAAGAAAACATCAGCCTTATATTGTGGTCAACTGTGGAGCAATTCCGGAGGGAACCATAGATTCTGAGCTGTTCGGGCACGAAAAAGGAGCTTTTACAGGTGCTACAGCAACAAGAAAAGGGTACTTTGAAGTCGCAGACGGCGGAACAATCTTTTTGGATGAGGTAGGAGAGCTGCCATTACAGACGCAGGTGCGCCTTTTGAGAGTACTGGAAAGTGGGGAATTTATGAAAGTAGGGTCTTCACAGGTACAGAAAACCAATGTGAGAATTGTAGCCGCTACCAACGTTAATATGATGAAGGCAATCCATGACGGAAGATTTCGTGAGGATTTATATTACCGGTTGAATACCGTTCAGATTGATATGCCGCCTTTGAGAGAAAGAAAAGGAGATATTCATCTGCTGTTCAGAAAGTTTGCGATAGATTTTGCAGAAAAGTACAGAATGCCGGAGCTGGAACTGGAGCAGAGCGCTGTTCATTATATAGAAAGTTATTCCTTCCCTGGTAACATCCGCCAATTAAGAAACTTAGTAGAGCAGATGACTGTTGTGGAAAGAAACAGAAATATCACTGCTGAGAAACTTGCCGAGTATATTCCGATGGAAACACACCTTCCCATGGTAGTGAGCACTCAGAATACTCCTAAACAGAATGATTTTGGAAGTGAAAGAGAAATCATGTATAAAATTCTGTTCGATATGAGGAATGATATTAATGATTTAAAATCCTTAACTTCGGAATTGATTAAGAACAGAGGAACGGCAGATCTGAGCAGCCATGAGAAAAACCTGATCAACAGGATTTATACTCCTGAAAATCAGCCACAGGTAAATTCCGGATCTTTAGTCTATTTTGAAAATAATAATGACACACCGGTAGTTCAGACCCCTACGATTATGTCAACACCTGATGACAGCTATGAAGATATCGAGGATATCGAAGTGGAAGAAAACAGACCGGAGTCACTTTCTCTTCAGAATAACGAGAAGGATTTGATTATCAAGGCGCTGGAGAAGCATAAAGGTCGCAGAAACAGAGCTGCAGATGAATTGGGAATCTCACAAAGAACTTTATACAGAAAAATAAAACAATATAACCTGGAAGATTAG
- a CDS encoding DUF4835 family protein, with translation MKKIISLFFLFFIYTQSFSQELLATVQVNSQQVGGSNQQAYKALEKSLRDFINNTSWTGKKLQNFEKIKCGFSVVIGERDGNRFKGSIVVQAMRPVYNTTYESPLINLQDQRFGFEYVENESLIFNERQFSGKNLTDVVSFYIYLILGLDADSFQSMGGSQWYAKAQQIAQNSQNRNYEGWNTINEPRSRSILINEVMNPNWNQLRSTIYTYHRAGMDNLFNQDQTAGKKVIFDALMQLKMYENTFQQAFFFNLFMDTKSDEIFNIFNSGNNGGLILNDLKQTLIILSPKNIDNKWNKWKV, from the coding sequence ATGAAAAAAATTATAAGTTTATTTTTTCTGTTTTTTATCTATACCCAAAGTTTTTCTCAGGAGCTGTTGGCAACTGTTCAGGTAAACTCTCAACAGGTAGGAGGAAGTAACCAGCAGGCATATAAAGCATTGGAGAAAAGTCTCAGGGATTTTATCAATAATACGAGCTGGACAGGGAAAAAGCTTCAGAATTTTGAAAAAATAAAATGTGGTTTTTCCGTTGTTATTGGAGAAAGAGATGGGAACAGATTCAAAGGATCCATTGTTGTTCAGGCTATGCGCCCTGTTTACAATACAACTTACGAATCCCCGTTAATTAATCTTCAGGATCAGAGATTTGGTTTTGAATATGTTGAAAATGAGAGTCTTATTTTTAATGAAAGACAGTTTTCAGGAAAGAATCTTACGGATGTGGTTAGTTTCTATATTTACCTTATTTTGGGACTGGATGCAGACAGTTTCCAGTCTATGGGTGGATCTCAATGGTACGCAAAAGCACAGCAGATTGCGCAGAATTCTCAGAACAGAAACTATGAAGGCTGGAATACCATCAATGAGCCAAGAAGCCGTTCTATATTGATTAATGAAGTTATGAATCCTAACTGGAACCAATTGCGTTCTACTATTTATACTTACCACAGAGCCGGAATGGATAATCTTTTCAATCAGGACCAGACTGCCGGGAAAAAAGTAATCTTTGATGCCCTGATGCAATTGAAAATGTATGAGAACACATTTCAGCAGGCATTTTTCTTTAATCTGTTCATGGATACAAAAAGTGATGAGATCTTCAATATATTCAATTCCGGAAATAATGGAGGTTTGATTCTGAATGATCTTAAACAGACATTGATTATTCTTTCGCCAAAAAACATTGATAATAAGTGGAATAAGTGGAAGGTGTAA
- the coaBC gene encoding bifunctional phosphopantothenoylcysteine decarboxylase/phosphopantothenate--cysteine ligase CoaBC, translating to MSVSGKKILIAVSGGIAAYKIHFLIRDFVKKGAEVQVIMTPDAEHFVTKLSLSTLSKKPVYSEFYSDNGTWNSHVEMALWADVMIVAPCTANTLSKMVHGMCDNLVIATYMSAKCPVFIAPAMDLDMYIHPSTKKNLELAESFGHIVIPAENGELASGLIGQGRMAEPATIFSEVENHFTNSNHSKSLEGKTVLITAGPTYEAIDPVRFIGNHSSGKMGFSLAEEASKRGAKVILISGPSFQTINDPNVELHKVTSAKEMLAKVFEFYDSIDIGIASAAVADYAPKEVAKEKIKKNDDNLTIELVKNPDILKTMGEKKTHQFLVGFALETQNEEENAKGKLEKKNLDMIVLNSLRDEGAGFKNDTNKIRIFTKTEKKEFDLKSKDDVAKDILNFVESQLLK from the coding sequence ATGAGTGTTTCCGGTAAAAAGATTCTTATCGCCGTCTCTGGTGGGATTGCAGCCTACAAAATTCATTTTTTGATAAGGGATTTTGTGAAAAAAGGAGCAGAAGTACAGGTTATTATGACTCCTGATGCAGAACACTTTGTGACAAAACTAAGCCTGTCTACACTATCCAAAAAGCCGGTGTATTCAGAGTTTTACAGCGATAACGGAACATGGAACAGTCATGTGGAAATGGCACTGTGGGCAGATGTTATGATCGTAGCTCCCTGTACAGCCAATACACTGTCTAAGATGGTTCACGGGATGTGTGATAATCTGGTTATTGCAACTTATATGTCTGCAAAATGCCCGGTTTTCATAGCTCCGGCAATGGACCTTGATATGTATATACATCCTTCCACAAAGAAGAATCTGGAGCTTGCAGAAAGTTTTGGACATATTGTAATTCCTGCTGAAAACGGTGAGCTGGCTAGCGGACTGATCGGGCAGGGAAGAATGGCCGAGCCTGCAACTATTTTTAGTGAAGTTGAAAATCATTTTACAAACAGTAACCACTCCAAAAGCCTTGAAGGAAAAACCGTTTTAATTACTGCAGGCCCTACGTATGAAGCTATAGATCCGGTAAGATTCATAGGAAATCATTCATCAGGTAAAATGGGATTTTCTCTGGCAGAAGAAGCTTCAAAAAGAGGCGCAAAAGTGATTCTGATTTCAGGACCGAGTTTCCAAACCATTAATGATCCCAATGTTGAACTTCATAAAGTAACTTCAGCAAAAGAAATGCTGGCAAAAGTATTTGAATTTTATGACAGCATAGACATCGGTATTGCAAGTGCTGCGGTAGCAGATTATGCTCCCAAAGAAGTAGCAAAAGAAAAGATCAAGAAAAATGATGATAACCTGACCATTGAACTGGTGAAGAATCCGGATATCCTTAAAACGATGGGCGAAAAGAAAACACACCAGTTTTTGGTAGGTTTTGCACTGGAAACCCAAAATGAAGAAGAAAATGCAAAAGGAAAACTGGAGAAGAAAAACCTTGATATGATTGTTTTAAACTCTCTGCGTGACGAAGGCGCCGGATTTAAAAATGATACCAATAAAATAAGGATATTTACCAAAACGGAGAAGAAAGAATTCGACCTGAAATCCAAAGATGATGTAGCGAAAGATATTCTCAATTTTGTTGAGTCTCAACTTTTAAAATAA
- a CDS encoding ThiF family adenylyltransferase — protein sequence MDKYWLERTELLVKEEGLDRLIKANVLVVGLGGVGSFAAEFLARAGVGNMTIVDGDTVDITNINRQLPALHSTVGKHKVDVVAERLLDINPQLNLTKINEFLNPERMDEVLDSAKFDYVLDCIDSVTPKLSLIIAAKRRRIKIVSSMGAGGKTDPSKVLVRDISKTEHCHLARQVRKRLKKVKIDKGVRCVFANDIQDEESLKMTDGTNYKRSFYGTISYMPAIFGLYTASEVINHLLNQD from the coding sequence ATGGATAAATACTGGCTGGAAAGAACCGAACTTTTGGTAAAGGAAGAGGGATTGGACAGACTGATCAAAGCGAATGTGCTTGTTGTAGGTTTAGGCGGAGTAGGTTCTTTTGCCGCAGAATTTCTGGCGAGAGCCGGAGTAGGAAATATGACCATTGTGGATGGTGATACGGTAGATATTACCAATATCAACAGACAGCTGCCTGCTTTACACTCTACTGTCGGAAAGCATAAGGTAGATGTGGTTGCTGAAAGGCTTCTTGACATCAATCCACAGCTTAATTTAACGAAAATCAATGAATTTCTGAATCCGGAAAGAATGGATGAAGTACTAGATTCCGCAAAATTTGATTATGTTTTAGACTGTATCGACAGTGTTACGCCAAAACTTTCCTTGATTATTGCTGCCAAAAGAAGAAGGATAAAAATCGTAAGTTCAATGGGAGCCGGCGGAAAAACCGACCCAAGCAAAGTATTGGTAAGAGATATCAGCAAAACAGAACACTGCCACCTTGCAAGACAAGTAAGAAAAAGACTGAAAAAAGTAAAAATTGACAAAGGAGTCCGTTGTGTTTTTGCCAATGATATTCAGGATGAAGAAAGTTTGAAAATGACTGACGGAACCAATTATAAAAGATCTTTTTACGGAACAATAAGCTACATGCCTGCCATTTTCGGCCTGTACACCGCTTCAGAAGTGATTAATCATTTATTAAACCAGGATTAA
- a CDS encoding TatD family hydrolase, which translates to MEFFDFHHHKKYIRNGIYNLDIESIPPDFPYSIGIHPNDIDINTIEQQFSWMMSMMSENCFAIGECGLDSLVSTDQKIQEEVFLRQIKIANEVKKPLIIHCVRKFYEVISFKKKAEQPMVIHGFNKKQQIAEDLLRNNFYLSFGKAVLYNLSLQDIIKNTPLDRIFLETDNEEFNIEELYIKVSEIKAISLEQLNEQILENLHSIKNG; encoded by the coding sequence ATGGAATTTTTTGATTTTCACCACCATAAAAAATATATCAGAAACGGAATTTATAATCTGGACATTGAGAGTATTCCGCCTGATTTCCCATATTCCATCGGCATTCACCCAAATGATATTGATATTAATACTATAGAGCAGCAGTTTTCATGGATGATGAGCATGATGTCTGAAAACTGTTTTGCCATTGGTGAATGTGGTTTGGATTCTTTGGTTTCTACAGACCAGAAAATTCAGGAGGAAGTTTTTTTAAGACAGATAAAGATCGCCAATGAGGTAAAAAAGCCCCTGATTATTCATTGTGTAAGAAAATTTTATGAAGTGATTTCTTTTAAAAAGAAGGCCGAACAGCCAATGGTCATCCATGGTTTCAATAAAAAACAACAAATTGCTGAAGATCTTCTGCGCAATAATTTTTACCTGAGTTTTGGAAAAGCTGTTTTGTATAATTTATCTTTGCAGGATATTATAAAAAACACTCCATTAGACAGAATCTTTTTAGAAACTGATAATGAAGAATTTAACATTGAAGAATTGTACATTAAAGTTTCGGAAATAAAAGCTATTTCTCTGGAACAACTGAATGAACAAATTTTAGAAAATTTACACTCAATAAAAAATGGATAA
- a CDS encoding DUF4126 domain-containing protein gives MLDNIPYFSYIISAFIGIGLAAATGFRVFLPMFIVSLASYFNWIPMNEHFEWLAGLPALITTGIATVAEILAYYIPFVDHLLDTVSIPMATVAGSILFASQFAELGTFPQWGLALIAGGGTAATISSGFAGIRAASTATTGGLGNSVVGTTETAGAGLMSVLAMAAPVIAAILAIIILILVVVFGRRAWKKLRGNKSNPQNL, from the coding sequence ATGTTAGATAATATTCCCTATTTTTCTTATATCATTAGTGCATTTATCGGAATTGGACTGGCAGCGGCTACTGGATTTCGGGTATTTCTCCCGATGTTTATCGTAAGTCTTGCGTCTTATTTCAACTGGATTCCCATGAATGAGCATTTTGAGTGGCTTGCGGGTCTTCCTGCGTTGATTACAACAGGAATTGCCACGGTGGCAGAGATCCTGGCCTATTACATCCCTTTTGTTGATCATTTGCTGGATACGGTTTCTATTCCGATGGCGACGGTAGCAGGCTCTATATTATTTGCCAGTCAGTTTGCCGAACTGGGAACATTTCCACAATGGGGGCTGGCATTAATTGCGGGTGGAGGTACAGCGGCCACAATCAGCTCCGGATTTGCAGGAATACGGGCTGCTTCTACGGCAACAACCGGAGGACTGGGAAATTCTGTGGTAGGAACCACGGAAACAGCCGGAGCAGGTCTTATGTCTGTTCTTGCTATGGCAGCGCCGGTAATCGCAGCAATTCTTGCCATAATTATCTTAATTCTTGTTGTTGTTTTTGGGCGGAGAGCCTGGAAAAAATTAAGAGGCAATAAAAGTAATCCCCAGAATTTATAA
- a CDS encoding LptE family protein: MNFNIKNISLKQSLLTVMLFALLGVLNSCYSFTGSSLTDEKTVQINEFPNNAPLVNPALSQQFSTAIQNRFLQRTTLKGTKENPDILIEGEITDYSITPTTISSNTQTNPSGGVIQQAQNKLTITVKVHYENKIHPDASFDRTYSDEAAFNSDVSLSQIEDQQVKLVTDRIINKIFNDIVANW, from the coding sequence ATGAATTTTAACATTAAAAATATCAGCCTGAAACAATCACTGCTTACGGTAATGCTTTTTGCATTGCTGGGAGTTTTAAATTCATGTTACAGCTTTACGGGATCATCCCTTACAGATGAAAAAACCGTTCAGATCAATGAATTTCCGAATAATGCACCCCTTGTAAACCCTGCATTATCCCAACAGTTTTCTACAGCAATACAAAACAGATTCCTTCAGAGAACAACTCTGAAAGGAACCAAAGAAAATCCAGATATCCTGATAGAAGGAGAAATCACAGACTATTCCATTACACCTACCACAATCAGTTCCAATACCCAGACAAACCCTTCTGGTGGAGTGATTCAGCAGGCACAGAATAAACTTACGATTACAGTAAAGGTACATTATGAAAACAAAATTCATCCGGATGCAAGTTTCGACAGAACCTATTCCGATGAAGCAGCTTTCAACAGTGATGTATCACTAAGCCAAATCGAAGACCAGCAGGTAAAGCTGGTAACAGATAGAATTATTAATAAGATATTTAACGACATTGTAGCGAATTGGTAA
- a CDS encoding outer membrane protein assembly factor BamD produces the protein MKKYILGLFAVAVISSCVSQQERAMRSADKEFILKAANENFAKKKWKNALALYDRLANLVAGTDDFPNVGFNTAYANYYDKSYKLAGHQFKNFAVSFPKDPRAEEAAYMSALCYYEGSMDYNLDQSSTELAINELQDFLNNYPNSERSKNISQLIDELSYKLEFKAYENGRQYYKMGEYKAANVAFENVLEDFPSTKLRSKIYDYIMKSRYELAMKSIYNLKAERIESALTYTRVVEKELPNTEYSKAAIDLREKLEKEKEHFAVVKKETDARIAALTARQKKEAEKLADQGKTEQQVKDQISNEKKAMQLQRDSAALKTPPPAATFKIQR, from the coding sequence ATGAAAAAATATATTTTAGGTCTTTTTGCTGTAGCGGTGATTTCATCTTGTGTAAGCCAGCAGGAAAGAGCAATGAGGAGTGCTGATAAAGAATTTATCTTGAAAGCAGCTAATGAAAACTTTGCTAAGAAAAAGTGGAAAAATGCATTGGCTCTTTATGACAGACTTGCAAATCTTGTGGCAGGAACAGATGATTTCCCTAACGTAGGTTTCAACACTGCTTATGCCAACTATTATGACAAGAGCTATAAGCTGGCAGGTCACCAGTTCAAAAATTTTGCAGTTAGTTTTCCAAAAGATCCGAGAGCCGAAGAAGCAGCTTATATGTCTGCATTGTGCTACTATGAAGGATCTATGGATTACAACCTAGATCAGTCTAGTACAGAATTAGCGATCAATGAACTTCAGGACTTCCTGAACAATTATCCAAACTCTGAGAGATCTAAAAATATCAGCCAGCTCATTGATGAATTGTCTTATAAGCTTGAGTTTAAAGCATATGAAAATGGAAGACAATACTACAAAATGGGAGAGTATAAAGCAGCGAATGTAGCATTTGAAAACGTTCTGGAAGATTTCCCAAGTACAAAACTTCGTTCAAAAATTTATGATTATATCATGAAGTCCCGTTATGAACTGGCGATGAAGTCAATTTATAATCTTAAAGCTGAACGTATTGAAAGTGCGTTAACTTATACAAGAGTTGTAGAGAAAGAACTTCCTAATACAGAATATTCTAAAGCAGCAATAGATCTTAGAGAAAAACTGGAAAAGGAAAAAGAACACTTTGCTGTCGTTAAAAAAGAAACAGATGCAAGAATTGCAGCTTTAACGGCAAGACAGAAAAAAGAAGCTGAAAAATTGGCTGATCAGGGTAAAACTGAACAGCAAGTTAAAGATCAGATAAGCAATGAAAAGAAAGCAATGCAGTTACAGAGGGACAGTGCAGCACTTAAGACCCCTCCTCCTGCAGCGACTTTCAAAATTCAAAGATAA
- the miaB gene encoding tRNA (N6-isopentenyl adenosine(37)-C2)-methylthiotransferase MiaB produces MQEKYIDETKQGEAFAIAERPENSKKLFLESYGCQMNFSDSEIVASILNEQGYNTTMKVEEADLILLNTCSIREKAEQTVRMRLSQFKNLKKEKPNMTVGVLGCMAERLKTKFLEEEQLVDLVVGPDAYRDLPNLLKETDDGRDAINVILSKEETYADINPVRLGGNGVTAFVTITRGCDNMCTFCVVPFTRGRERSRDPHSIIDECKDLANNGYKEITLLGQNVDSYLWYGGGPKKDFAKASEMQKATAVDFAQLLDLVAKAVPELRIRFSTSNPQDMSLDVFKMMAKHDNICKYVHLPVQSGSNNMLEAMNRQHTREEYLDLIKKAKEIVPDVSFSQDMIVGFCNESEEDHQDTLSLMREVEYDYGYMFAYSERPGTPAHKKMEDNIPADVKQRRLAEVIALQGELSKQRMKSYVGRTHQILIEGISKKNKNQWKGRNSQNAVCVFDQLEGQKIGDIVNVFVYDNTQGTLLGRTAE; encoded by the coding sequence GTGCAGGAAAAATATATAGACGAAACGAAACAGGGCGAAGCTTTTGCCATTGCTGAAAGACCGGAGAATTCTAAAAAACTGTTTTTAGAAAGCTATGGCTGTCAGATGAATTTCTCTGACTCTGAAATTGTTGCATCCATCCTTAATGAACAAGGATACAATACAACAATGAAGGTAGAAGAAGCAGACCTGATTCTTTTAAATACATGTTCCATCCGAGAAAAAGCAGAACAGACCGTAAGAATGCGTCTTTCCCAATTCAAAAACCTGAAAAAAGAAAAACCGAATATGACGGTGGGCGTTTTAGGCTGCATGGCGGAAAGATTAAAAACCAAATTCCTGGAAGAAGAACAATTGGTTGACCTTGTTGTAGGTCCGGATGCTTATAGAGATCTACCTAATCTTTTAAAAGAAACTGACGATGGAAGAGATGCAATTAACGTAATCCTTTCCAAAGAAGAAACTTATGCAGATATCAATCCTGTTCGTCTGGGCGGAAACGGTGTTACAGCTTTTGTTACCATTACTAGAGGTTGTGATAACATGTGTACATTCTGCGTAGTGCCTTTTACAAGAGGAAGAGAACGAAGCCGTGATCCACACTCAATTATAGATGAATGTAAAGATCTTGCTAACAACGGATACAAAGAAATTACCCTTTTAGGACAAAATGTAGACTCTTACCTTTGGTATGGAGGAGGTCCGAAAAAAGATTTTGCCAAAGCTTCTGAAATGCAGAAAGCAACAGCAGTTGATTTTGCCCAGCTTCTTGATTTGGTAGCTAAAGCCGTTCCTGAACTGAGAATCAGATTCTCTACTTCAAATCCACAGGATATGAGTCTGGATGTGTTCAAAATGATGGCAAAGCATGACAACATCTGTAAATACGTACACCTCCCTGTACAAAGCGGAAGCAATAACATGCTTGAAGCAATGAACAGACAGCATACCCGTGAGGAATATCTGGATCTGATTAAAAAAGCGAAAGAAATTGTTCCTGATGTGTCCTTTTCTCAGGATATGATCGTTGGATTCTGTAATGAGTCAGAAGAAGATCACCAGGATACCCTAAGCCTTATGAGAGAAGTGGAATATGACTACGGTTATATGTTTGCGTACTCAGAAAGACCGGGAACTCCGGCTCATAAGAAAATGGAAGATAATATTCCTGCCGATGTGAAGCAGAGACGTCTTGCTGAGGTTATTGCTCTTCAGGGTGAACTTTCAAAACAAAGAATGAAATCTTATGTGGGAAGAACACACCAGATTCTGATTGAAGGAATTTCCAAGAAAAACAAAAACCAATGGAAAGGAAGAAATTCTCAGAATGCAGTATGTGTCTTCGATCAGCTTGAAGGTCAGAAAATAGGTGACATTGTGAACGTTTTTGTCTATGATAATACACAAGGCACGCTTTTAGGGAGAACAGCGGAATAA
- the rnpA gene encoding ribonuclease P protein component, whose translation MTNSKYPRAEKLKKNTEISLLFDKGKWRTSGNLRIIILKDKPTLPVEASRFGVSVSKRYFKKAVHRNRIKRLLRESYRLNKDLFKQAFGEKTMAMLFWASPEMPLKFQDVEAQFITLCETQKK comes from the coding sequence ATGACAAATTCCAAGTATCCCAGAGCGGAAAAGCTCAAAAAAAACACGGAAATCAGTTTGCTTTTTGATAAGGGTAAATGGAGAACCAGTGGAAATCTGAGAATCATTATTCTGAAAGACAAGCCCACCCTTCCAGTAGAAGCATCCAGATTCGGGGTTTCTGTTTCAAAAAGATATTTTAAAAAAGCTGTACACAGAAACCGGATCAAAAGATTGCTGAGAGAATCATACCGTCTGAATAAAGACTTATTTAAACAAGCCTTCGGAGAAAAAACAATGGCCATGCTATTTTGGGCATCCCCTGAAATGCCTCTGAAATTTCAGGATGTGGAAGCACAGTTTATAACGCTTTGTGAAACGCAGAAAAAATAA
- a CDS encoding DNA-directed RNA polymerase subunit omega: MSVKDTKAEVNTITYDKDKIEDKVGSIYEAIVIMGKRAEQINAEIRTELHNKLDEFAVHNSTLEEVFENREQIEISKHYEKLPKPTSIAIEEWLNEDVYFRKTEERK; encoded by the coding sequence ATGAGTGTAAAAGATACAAAAGCAGAAGTAAATACAATTACTTACGATAAAGATAAGATTGAAGATAAAGTAGGTTCAATCTATGAAGCTATTGTTATCATGGGAAAGAGAGCAGAGCAGATCAATGCGGAGATCCGTACGGAACTTCACAACAAATTAGATGAATTTGCGGTTCACAATTCTACATTAGAAGAGGTTTTCGAAAACAGAGAACAAATTGAGATCTCTAAACATTACGAAAAGCTTCCAAAGCCAACTTCAATTGCTATTGAAGAGTGGTTAAACGAAGATGTTTATTTCAGAAAAACAGAAGAAAGAAAATAA